One Pseudomonas abieticivorans genomic region harbors:
- a CDS encoding sigma-70 family RNA polymerase sigma factor has protein sequence MPTVDLAQQQAVQTLYTHHHPWLCGWLRKRLGCMDHAADLAQDTFIRVLTQRKAPELREPRAYLSTIARSLMIDMFRRRALEQAYLEVLAARPEAVDISPETRLLIIETLLQIDQLLDGLGSRTREIFLMSQLDGMSYVDIGRQLGVSVNTVKKHAVRALMQCLLATEE, from the coding sequence ATGCCCACTGTCGACCTCGCGCAGCAACAGGCCGTGCAAACGCTGTACACCCACCACCACCCCTGGCTGTGTGGTTGGTTGCGTAAACGGCTTGGCTGTATGGACCACGCGGCGGACCTGGCGCAAGACACGTTCATACGGGTGCTAACCCAGCGCAAAGCCCCGGAACTGCGCGAGCCGCGTGCTTATTTGAGCACCATTGCACGCAGCCTGATGATCGACATGTTCCGCCGCCGTGCCCTGGAGCAGGCCTATCTTGAAGTGCTGGCGGCCAGGCCCGAAGCCGTGGACATCTCACCTGAAACACGCTTGCTGATCATTGAAACCTTGCTGCAGATCGATCAATTGCTCGATGGGCTGGGCAGCCGCACCCGCGAGATTTTTCTGATGTCGCAGCTCGATGGCATGAGTTACGTGGACATCGGTCGGCAACTGGGCGTCTCGGTCAATACCGTCAAAAAGCACGCCGTGCGGGCCTTGATGCAGTGCCTGCTGGCTACCGAGGAGTAA
- a CDS encoding SDR family NAD(P)-dependent oxidoreductase, whose protein sequence is MDELDFSGKTVLVVGGSSGIGNGIAQNFRQRGAQVHVWGTRACAAAYRNSAGSDLEGLHYAQVDVADAERIEATRVPFTRLDVLVLAQGTVLYDQQEFLSEGFKRVIDINLTSVMVCAQKFHPLLSEAKGAVIVVSSAAAFHSTRGNPAYNASKTGAFGLTRTLAEAWARDGIRVNGIAPGLVQTKLTEVTTANPKRLESALRGIPLGRLGTPQDMANVALFLASPLAGYLLGQTLLVDGGMLLA, encoded by the coding sequence ATGGACGAGTTGGATTTCAGCGGCAAAACCGTGCTGGTAGTCGGCGGTTCCAGCGGAATCGGCAATGGCATCGCGCAAAACTTTCGCCAGCGCGGCGCCCAGGTGCACGTGTGGGGTACGCGCGCCTGCGCGGCGGCGTATCGAAACTCGGCGGGCTCGGACCTGGAAGGCTTGCACTACGCCCAGGTCGATGTCGCTGACGCCGAGCGGATCGAGGCGACCCGGGTGCCGTTTACGCGCCTGGACGTGCTGGTGCTGGCCCAGGGCACGGTGCTCTATGACCAACAGGAGTTCTTGAGCGAAGGTTTCAAGCGCGTCATCGACATCAACCTCACCAGCGTGATGGTGTGCGCGCAGAAGTTTCACCCGTTGCTCAGCGAAGCCAAGGGCGCGGTCATCGTGGTCAGCTCGGCTGCAGCGTTCCATTCAACGCGTGGCAACCCGGCCTACAACGCCTCCAAGACTGGCGCCTTTGGCCTGACCCGCACCTTGGCCGAAGCCTGGGCGCGGGATGGCATCCGGGTCAATGGCATTGCGCCGGGCCTGGTGCAAACCAAACTCACCGAGGTCACCACGGCCAACCCCAAACGCCTGGAGAGCGCCTTGCGCGGCATCCCCCTGGGGCGCCTGGGCACACCCCAGGACATGGCCAACGTAGCGCTGTTTTTGGCCTCGCCACTGGCTGGCTACCTGCTGGGCCAAACCTTGCTGGTCGACGGCGGCATGTTGTTGGCCTGA
- a CDS encoding phosphotransferase family protein, which produces MSDWQACVNLQHLARWMDSQGLEAGPIRAPTVLAGGTQNLLLRFGRGTREFVLRTPSVALRPTGSKTIEREACLLRALTGSAVPHAGLIAACDDPGVLGASFYLMAPVQGFNPSNPAGLPALHAGDPALRRRMGLAMVDALLRLGEVDYRAVGLADFGRPHGFHQRQVARWLAHLDSVKGSPGWPGADGLPGLARLAQWLGAHCPRQFQPGILHGDFHLSNVMFCHDSAELAAVVDWELATVGDPLLDLAWLVVTWPGADGKGAGTIQVQPWAGFCSSEELVAHYRAGSSRSLADFNWYLVLAGFKLGIFLEVSYARACAGKAPMATGEKHHASALRLCAAALQRIDQ; this is translated from the coding sequence ATGAGCGATTGGCAAGCCTGCGTGAACCTTCAACATCTGGCCCGCTGGATGGATAGCCAAGGCCTGGAGGCCGGCCCCATCCGGGCCCCCACCGTGCTCGCGGGGGGCACCCAGAACCTGTTGCTCAGGTTTGGCCGCGGTACCCGCGAGTTTGTGCTGCGCACCCCATCGGTGGCCCTGCGGCCCACCGGCAGCAAGACCATCGAACGCGAGGCCTGCCTGCTGCGGGCACTGACCGGTTCGGCGGTGCCCCATGCCGGCCTGATCGCGGCCTGCGACGACCCCGGGGTGCTGGGCGCAAGCTTTTATCTGATGGCGCCGGTACAGGGCTTCAACCCCAGCAACCCCGCCGGTTTGCCCGCCTTGCACGCGGGCGACCCGGCGCTGCGCCGGCGCATGGGCCTGGCCATGGTGGACGCGCTGCTGCGCCTGGGCGAGGTCGACTACCGGGCCGTGGGGCTGGCCGATTTTGGCCGGCCCCATGGCTTTCACCAGCGCCAGGTAGCGCGGTGGCTGGCGCACCTGGACAGCGTCAAGGGTAGCCCCGGCTGGCCCGGCGCCGATGGCCTGCCGGGCCTGGCGCGACTGGCCCAATGGCTGGGCGCGCACTGCCCCCGGCAGTTCCAGCCCGGCATCCTGCACGGTGATTTTCACCTGTCCAACGTGATGTTTTGCCACGACAGCGCAGAACTCGCGGCCGTGGTGGATTGGGAGTTGGCCACGGTCGGCGACCCCTTGCTCGACCTTGCCTGGCTGGTGGTCACCTGGCCCGGTGCCGATGGCAAAGGGGCCGGCACCATCCAGGTACAGCCCTGGGCCGGCTTTTGCAGCAGCGAGGAGCTGGTCGCGCATTATCGCGCCGGCAGTTCGCGCTCGTTGGCGGACTTCAACTGGTACCTGGTGCTGGCTGGTTTCAAGCTGGGCATCTTCCTGGAGGTCAGCTATGCCCGCGCCTGTGCGGGCAAGGCGCCGATGGCCACCGGCGAGAAACACCACGCTTCGGCCCTGCGCCTGTGCGCGGCGGCGTTGCAGCGTATCGATCAATAA
- a CDS encoding CoA transferase, whose translation MAPAILDGIRVISLCTGIAGSAAGLQLCEAGAEVVMVEPPVNPARQPAALFAVLNRGKRSVTLDLQDGGDRTRLHALLAGADVLLHDLTPRAAQALGLADAGLGAAFPQLVVSAIGGWPQRHALANALPRETLILARLGLLDEQPGHRVGPVFVRMPFANWLACWLCVVGVMARLLARHRDGRGGIAHTSLAQAALVPMTMHWNRAQTPTKAFAKGLDKHIPIPLHQCADGRWLHVHYSPDKAPWMSAALAELGEVEVARLNALWPPSHVAPNFGANKAVIATRPAQDWAEHFWQHDVAAQIAAPLGQIYFDEQARLNGYVVQVQDPQLGHTLQPGPAWQVQPPARVGAGAPRAGEANGRLSDRPGHAATVPVTAPPPLPPLHGLKVLDLGAYLAGPFACMLLADLGAEVIKVEAPKGDAMRRLERIFSGTQRGKLGVALQLGVEQTDPLVQTLVRWADVVHHNMRLPAARKLKVDYDSLKALNPQLLYCHVSAYGATGPRADWPGFDQLMQASCGWEMEQGGQGQPPMWLRFGVGDFFAGLSSLYALLLGLYQRNRSGAGQMVSSSLLGATLLTLSETVVREDGTLTPVAHMDGQQTGLGDHHRLYPCSDGWIAVAALAPAEALRFDQLTGRSPPQWCAGLTRKAALAALAGAEVPAEAVLEAQLDAFLDDPEHAAAGLHAHYPHAVYGDLQQIGAFWDFGDLPLSLQRPPPALGQHTRQVLQGLGVCNEELERLAASGWLAL comes from the coding sequence ATGGCCCCGGCAATTCTCGATGGTATTCGCGTCATCAGCCTATGCACCGGTATCGCCGGTTCTGCCGCAGGCCTGCAATTGTGCGAGGCCGGCGCCGAGGTGGTGATGGTCGAGCCCCCCGTCAACCCTGCCCGCCAGCCGGCGGCGCTGTTCGCGGTGCTCAACCGTGGCAAGCGCAGCGTTACCCTGGACCTGCAAGACGGCGGCGACCGCACCCGCTTGCACGCGCTGCTGGCGGGCGCCGATGTGCTGCTGCATGACCTCACCCCACGCGCGGCGCAAGCGTTGGGCTTGGCGGATGCCGGGCTCGGCGCGGCCTTCCCGCAATTGGTGGTGTCGGCGATCGGTGGCTGGCCCCAGCGCCATGCGCTGGCCAACGCGCTGCCTCGCGAGACGTTGATCCTGGCCCGCCTTGGGCTCTTGGACGAGCAACCCGGGCACCGAGTTGGCCCGGTGTTTGTGCGCATGCCGTTCGCCAACTGGCTGGCGTGCTGGCTATGCGTGGTGGGGGTGATGGCGCGCCTGCTCGCACGCCACCGTGACGGGCGCGGCGGCATCGCCCATACCAGCCTGGCCCAGGCCGCGTTGGTGCCCATGACCATGCACTGGAACCGTGCGCAAACGCCCACCAAGGCGTTTGCCAAGGGCCTGGACAAGCACATTCCCATCCCGTTGCATCAGTGCGCCGATGGCCGCTGGCTGCATGTGCACTATTCGCCCGACAAGGCCCCGTGGATGAGCGCCGCCCTGGCCGAGTTGGGCGAGGTGGAGGTGGCACGGCTCAATGCGCTGTGGCCGCCCAGCCATGTCGCGCCCAATTTCGGCGCGAACAAAGCGGTGATCGCGACCCGGCCGGCGCAAGACTGGGCCGAGCATTTCTGGCAGCACGACGTGGCCGCGCAGATCGCCGCGCCCTTGGGTCAGATCTACTTCGATGAGCAAGCGCGCCTCAATGGCTACGTGGTGCAGGTGCAAGACCCGCAACTGGGCCATACCCTTCAGCCGGGCCCGGCCTGGCAGGTGCAACCGCCTGCGCGGGTCGGTGCCGGCGCGCCCCGGGCTGGCGAGGCCAACGGTCGATTGAGCGACCGGCCAGGTCACGCGGCCACTGTGCCGGTAACTGCGCCGCCGCCCTTGCCGCCGCTGCACGGCCTCAAGGTGCTGGACCTGGGCGCCTACCTGGCCGGGCCATTCGCCTGCATGCTGCTGGCAGACCTGGGTGCCGAGGTGATCAAGGTCGAGGCGCCCAAGGGCGATGCCATGCGCCGCCTGGAACGCATCTTCAGTGGTACCCAGCGCGGCAAGCTTGGGGTGGCGCTGCAACTGGGCGTCGAGCAGACCGACCCATTGGTCCAAACCCTGGTGCGCTGGGCCGACGTGGTGCACCACAACATGCGTCTGCCGGCCGCGCGCAAGCTCAAGGTGGATTACGACAGCCTCAAGGCGCTGAACCCCCAGTTGCTTTACTGCCACGTCAGTGCATATGGCGCCACGGGGCCGCGTGCCGATTGGCCGGGGTTCGACCAGTTGATGCAGGCCTCGTGCGGTTGGGAAATGGAGCAGGGCGGTCAGGGGCAGCCACCCATGTGGCTGCGCTTTGGCGTGGGTGATTTTTTCGCCGGGCTGTCCTCGCTCTACGCGTTGCTGCTGGGGCTGTACCAGCGCAATCGCAGTGGTGCCGGGCAAATGGTCAGCTCCTCGTTGCTGGGTGCGACTCTGCTGACCCTGAGCGAAACCGTGGTACGAGAGGATGGCACCCTGACGCCGGTCGCGCACATGGACGGACAACAGACCGGCCTGGGCGACCATCACCGTCTCTACCCCTGCAGCGATGGTTGGATCGCCGTCGCTGCCCTGGCGCCTGCCGAAGCCCTGCGATTCGATCAACTGACGGGCCGCTCGCCGCCGCAATGGTGCGCCGGCCTGACCCGAAAAGCGGCGTTGGCGGCCCTGGCCGGCGCCGAAGTACCGGCCGAAGCGGTGCTGGAGGCGCAGTTGGACGCTTTCCTCGACGACCCTGAACACGCCGCCGCCGGCCTGCACGCCCATTACCCCCATGCTGTGTATGGCGACCTGCAACAGATTGGCGCGTTCTGGGATTTCGGCGATCTGCCGTTGTCCCTGCAGCGACCGCCCCCAGCCCTGGGCCAGCACACTCGGCAGGTGCTGCAAGGGCTGGGCGTTTGCAACGAAGAACTCGAGCGCCTGGCCGCCAGCGGCTGGCTGGCGCTCTAG
- a CDS encoding indolepyruvate ferredoxin oxidoreductase family protein: MSATPSLDDKYVQHSGSVLLTGIQALVRLPLMQRQRDLANGLNTAGFISGYRGSPLGGLDQALWKAREHLKAHHTVFHPGMNEDLAATSIWGTQQVNLFEGATYDGVFGMWYGKGPGVDRCGDVLRHANAAGTSAFGGVLAIAGDDHGARSSSLPHQTEHIFKAVMMPVLAPSGVQEYLDYGMHGWAMSRYSGCWVALKAVADTVESAAVVDIDIHRVQPVIPDITLPQGGLNIRWPDPPLDQEQRLLEHKLYAALAYARANRLDRIVMDSPKARIGIVTSGKSYLDVCQALKILGIDDTLAQQIGLRVYKVGMVWPLEAEGVRQFAEGLEEIVVVEEKRHLIEYQLKEELYNWREDVRPRIVGKFDDKGEWSLPHTGWLLPAISDLTPAMIARALAKRILRLHQSGPLQVRLAVLEAQLASKDQFRNLMDRVPHYCSGCPHNTSTKVPEGSRALAGIGCHYMAAWIYPQTQTFSQMGGEGVAWIGQAPFTTTPHVFANLGDGTYFHSGILAIRAAIAAKVPITYKILYNDAVAMTGGQPVDGNLSVAQISRQLAAEGVQRLVVVSDDVEKYRHVDDLAQGVPVLGRDQMDAVQQQLREYPGVSAIIYDQTCAAEKRRRRKRGKFPDPARRVMINEAVCEGCGDCSSKSNCMSVVAVETEYGRKREIDQSSCNKDFTCLNGFCPSFVTVEGGTLRKPKPLANTEEAWDLPVPTIAALDEPYSILVTGVGGTGVVTIGALLGMAAFIEGKGTLNLDMAGMAQKGGAVWSHIRIAARQDQLFAPRIAEGEAALLLGCDLVVSANTETLSKLRQGVTHALVNCEESITSAFVRTFALQAESGDLVKHPDPTFHTQSMSAQIAEAVGHAQADFVDASKIATSLMGDSIATNTFMLGYACQKGWLPVGEAALLQAIELNGTAVAFNLSAFAWGRRCAHDLPRVLRKLQAGNVQSADRSLSHSLEETVARRVSFLTAYQNAALGQRYRQRVEQFMAAETTLLGQPGELSASVARHYFKVLAIKDEYEVARLFTQGPFLEKVQATFEGDYRLRFHLAPPVLNGDSSGGEPRKRSFGPWMLQGFKVLAKFKWLRNTWLDPFGRTHERKVERAWLASYEAILDELLAGLSADKLGLAHDLAELPDSVRGYGPVKERYLAKAHERQAQLLDQWRNGPPARFHDASQPAGQIAVTQL, translated from the coding sequence ATGAGTGCGACCCCGTCCCTGGACGACAAATACGTCCAGCACAGCGGCAGCGTTTTGCTCACCGGCATTCAGGCGCTGGTGCGCCTGCCGCTGATGCAGCGCCAACGCGACCTGGCCAACGGCCTGAACACCGCCGGGTTCATTTCCGGCTACCGCGGCTCACCGCTGGGCGGCCTGGACCAGGCGTTATGGAAGGCGCGCGAGCACCTCAAGGCGCACCACACGGTATTCCACCCGGGCATGAACGAAGACCTGGCGGCCACCTCGATCTGGGGCACCCAGCAGGTCAACCTGTTCGAGGGTGCCACCTACGATGGTGTGTTCGGCATGTGGTACGGCAAGGGCCCGGGCGTGGATCGCTGCGGCGATGTGCTGCGCCATGCCAATGCCGCCGGCACCTCGGCGTTCGGCGGCGTGCTGGCGATTGCCGGCGACGACCATGGCGCCCGTTCCTCTTCGCTGCCGCACCAGACCGAGCACATTTTCAAAGCGGTGATGATGCCGGTGCTCGCCCCCTCGGGCGTGCAGGAATACTTGGACTACGGCATGCATGGCTGGGCCATGTCGCGCTACTCCGGTTGCTGGGTGGCGCTCAAGGCCGTGGCCGACACCGTGGAAAGCGCGGCGGTGGTGGACATCGATATTCATCGCGTGCAGCCGGTGATCCCAGACATCACATTGCCGCAGGGTGGCCTGAACATTCGCTGGCCCGACCCACCGTTGGACCAGGAGCAGCGGCTGCTGGAACACAAGCTGTATGCCGCCCTGGCCTATGCCCGCGCCAACCGCCTGGACCGCATCGTGATGGACTCGCCCAAGGCGCGCATTGGCATTGTCACCTCGGGCAAGTCCTACCTGGACGTGTGCCAGGCACTGAAGATCCTGGGCATCGACGACACGTTGGCGCAACAGATTGGCCTGCGGGTGTACAAGGTCGGCATGGTCTGGCCCCTGGAGGCCGAAGGCGTGCGCCAGTTCGCCGAAGGCCTGGAAGAGATCGTGGTGGTGGAAGAAAAACGCCACCTGATCGAGTACCAACTCAAGGAAGAACTCTACAACTGGCGCGAGGATGTACGCCCGCGCATCGTCGGCAAGTTCGACGACAAGGGCGAATGGAGCCTGCCGCACACCGGCTGGCTGCTGCCGGCCATCAGCGACCTGACCCCGGCGATGATCGCGCGGGCCCTGGCCAAGCGTATCCTGCGCCTGCATCAAAGCGGCCCGCTGCAAGTGCGCCTGGCCGTGCTCGAGGCGCAACTGGCGAGCAAGGACCAGTTTCGCAACCTGATGGACCGGGTGCCCCACTACTGCTCCGGCTGCCCCCACAACACTTCGACCAAAGTGCCCGAGGGCAGCCGCGCGCTGGCCGGCATCGGCTGCCACTACATGGCCGCCTGGATCTACCCGCAAACCCAGACCTTCAGCCAAATGGGCGGTGAAGGCGTGGCCTGGATCGGCCAGGCGCCCTTCACCACCACCCCACACGTGTTTGCCAACCTGGGCGACGGCACCTATTTCCACTCCGGTATCCTGGCCATTCGCGCCGCCATTGCCGCCAAGGTGCCCATCACCTACAAGATTCTCTACAACGATGCCGTCGCCATGACCGGGGGCCAGCCGGTGGATGGCAACCTGAGCGTGGCGCAGATCAGCCGGCAACTGGCCGCCGAAGGCGTGCAGCGCCTGGTGGTGGTCAGCGACGACGTGGAAAAGTACCGCCACGTCGACGACCTGGCCCAAGGCGTGCCGGTGCTTGGCCGCGACCAGATGGACGCGGTGCAACAGCAACTGCGTGAATACCCCGGCGTGTCGGCGATCATTTACGACCAGACCTGCGCCGCGGAAAAACGCCGGCGGCGCAAGCGCGGCAAATTCCCCGACCCTGCGCGCCGGGTGATGATCAACGAAGCCGTGTGCGAAGGCTGCGGCGATTGCAGCAGCAAGTCCAACTGCATGTCGGTGGTGGCGGTAGAAACCGAGTACGGGCGCAAGCGCGAGATCGACCAGTCGTCGTGCAACAAGGACTTCACCTGCCTCAACGGTTTTTGCCCAAGCTTCGTCACGGTGGAGGGCGGCACCCTGCGCAAGCCCAAGCCATTGGCCAATACCGAAGAAGCCTGGGACTTGCCCGTGCCGACCATTGCCGCGCTGGATGAGCCCTACAGCATCCTGGTGACCGGTGTCGGTGGCACCGGGGTGGTGACCATCGGCGCCTTGCTGGGCATGGCGGCCTTTATCGAAGGCAAGGGCACGCTCAACCTGGACATGGCCGGCATGGCGCAGAAAGGTGGCGCGGTGTGGTCGCACATCCGCATCGCCGCCCGCCAGGATCAGCTGTTTGCCCCGCGCATCGCCGAAGGTGAGGCCGCCCTGCTGCTGGGCTGCGACCTGGTGGTGAGCGCCAACACCGAAACCCTGTCCAAGCTGCGCCAGGGCGTGACCCATGCCCTGGTCAACTGCGAAGAAAGCATCACCAGCGCCTTTGTGCGCACCTTTGCCTTGCAGGCCGAAAGCGGCGACCTGGTCAAACACCCCGACCCCACCTTCCACACCCAAAGCATGTCGGCGCAAATCGCCGAAGCGGTGGGCCATGCCCAAGCGGACTTCGTCGACGCGAGCAAAATCGCCACCTCGCTGATGGGCGACTCGATTGCCACCAACACGTTCATGCTCGGCTACGCCTGCCAGAAAGGCTGGTTGCCGGTGGGCGAAGCGGCGCTGTTGCAGGCCATCGAGCTGAACGGCACGGCCGTGGCGTTCAACCTCTCGGCATTCGCCTGGGGCAGGCGCTGCGCCCACGACTTGCCACGGGTGTTGCGCAAGCTGCAGGCGGGCAACGTGCAAAGCGCCGACCGCAGCCTTTCACACAGCCTGGAAGAAACCGTGGCGCGGCGCGTGAGCTTTCTCACCGCCTACCAGAACGCGGCGCTGGGCCAGCGCTACCGCCAGCGCGTGGAGCAGTTCATGGCAGCGGAAACCACCCTGCTGGGCCAGCCAGGCGAGTTGTCGGCCAGTGTTGCCCGTCACTACTTCAAGGTGCTGGCGATCAAGGATGAATACGAAGTGGCGCGGCTGTTTACCCAAGGCCCGTTCCTGGAAAAAGTGCAGGCCACGTTCGAGGGTGACTACCGCCTGCGCTTTCATCTGGCACCGCCCGTGCTCAACGGCGACAGCAGCGGCGGCGAGCCAAGGAAACGCAGCTTTGGCCCCTGGATGCTCCAAGGCTTCAAGGTGCTGGCAAAATTCAAGTGGCTGCGTAACACCTGGCTCGACCCGTTCGGGCGCACCCATGAGCGCAAGGTGGAACGCGCCTGGCTGGCCAGCTACGAGGCCATCCTGGACGAACTGCTGGCAGGCCTGAGCGCCGACAAGCTGGGGCTGGCCCACGACCTGGCCGAGTTGCCGGACAGCGTGCGTGGCTACGGCCCGGTGAAAGAGCGCTACCTGGCCAAGGCCCACGAGCGCCAGGCGCAGTTGCTGGACCAATGGCGCAACGGGCCGCCGGCACGCTTTCACGATGCCAGCCAACCCGCCGGGCAGATTGCTGTCACTCAACTCTAG
- a CDS encoding SDR family NAD(P)-dependent oxidoreductase: MQLAAKRIIVTGGGRGIGAAVVKAFVEQGARVVSLDLGESAPLQAPGGGWARSTVCDIADSGSVDTAFAWADQQLGGLDVLVHAAGIAPNAQAADISLEEWEQVFAVNTRGTFLTNRAAYERLKDSGGRIINFASAAGVLGQPGKAHYAASKGAVLAWTRTVAREWGPLGITVNAIAPAMWTPMYDATRASMSPEQLRQHDAFMAGQVPLGGRLGDAARDLAPVLVFLAGDGSRFVTGQTLAIDGGMLMLS, from the coding sequence ATGCAACTGGCAGCCAAGCGCATCATCGTCACGGGCGGCGGCCGAGGGATCGGCGCCGCGGTGGTCAAGGCATTCGTCGAGCAGGGGGCACGCGTGGTCAGCCTCGACCTGGGTGAATCCGCCCCGCTGCAAGCGCCCGGCGGGGGCTGGGCGCGTTCGACTGTCTGCGACATTGCCGACAGCGGCTCGGTGGACACAGCCTTTGCCTGGGCCGACCAGCAACTGGGCGGGTTGGACGTGCTGGTGCACGCGGCCGGTATCGCGCCCAATGCCCAAGCCGCAGACATCAGCCTGGAGGAATGGGAGCAGGTGTTCGCGGTAAATACCCGTGGCACCTTCCTGACCAACCGCGCCGCCTACGAACGGCTCAAGGACAGCGGCGGGCGCATCATCAATTTTGCCTCGGCCGCAGGCGTGCTGGGCCAGCCAGGCAAGGCCCACTACGCCGCGAGCAAAGGCGCAGTGCTGGCCTGGACCCGCACGGTGGCCCGCGAATGGGGCCCGCTGGGCATCACCGTCAATGCCATTGCGCCGGCCATGTGGACGCCCATGTACGACGCCACGCGTGCCAGCATGAGCCCTGAGCAGTTGCGCCAACACGACGCCTTCATGGCCGGGCAAGTGCCCCTCGGGGGGCGCCTGGGCGATGCGGCCCGCGACCTTGCGCCCGTGCTGGTGTTCCTGGCCGGCGACGGCTCGCGCTTCGTCACCGGGCAAACCCTGGCGATCGATGGCGGCATGCTGATGCTCAGTTAA
- a CDS encoding glutathione peroxidase: MTDSLYDIPLQKIDGTPATLDEYQGRVLLVVNVASKCGLTPQYEGLEKLYQQKHAQGLSVLGFPANNFKEQEPGSDEQIQEFCSLTYGVQFPLFSKVSVRGDDQHPLYARLTAAQPVSTGEGPFRERLKGYGIDSGASDQVVWNFEKFLLDRTGQVVGRFAPDVAADDPRLLAAIDAELAK, translated from the coding sequence ATGACCGATTCACTCTACGACATCCCTTTGCAAAAAATCGACGGCACTCCCGCAACCCTGGATGAGTATCAGGGCCGGGTGTTGCTGGTGGTCAATGTCGCCTCCAAATGCGGCCTGACGCCCCAATACGAGGGGTTGGAAAAGCTCTATCAGCAAAAGCATGCCCAAGGCCTGAGCGTGCTGGGGTTTCCTGCAAACAACTTCAAGGAGCAGGAACCCGGCAGCGACGAGCAGATCCAGGAATTCTGTTCGTTGACCTATGGCGTGCAGTTCCCGTTGTTTTCCAAGGTGTCGGTTCGCGGTGACGACCAGCACCCACTCTACGCCCGGTTGACTGCCGCGCAGCCGGTGAGCACCGGCGAGGGACCGTTTCGCGAGCGCCTGAAGGGCTACGGCATCGACTCGGGCGCCAGCGACCAGGTGGTGTGGAACTTCGAGAAATTCCTCTTGGATCGCACCGGGCAGGTGGTCGGCCGCTTTGCCCCGGACGTGGCTGCTGACGACCCTCGCTTGTTGGCGGCCATCGACGCCGAGTTGGCCAAGTAA
- a CDS encoding acyl-CoA dehydrogenase family protein, with the protein MAWDFQTDPETQAELDWIDQFVREQVEPLDHLLGSPWNIHDPLFVQLVKPLQAQVKARKLWACHLGPELGGAGYGQVRLGLINEILGRSLFGPIVFGCQAPDSGNSEILAHFGTPPQKQRYLQPLLAGDIVSCFAMTEPQGGADPSVFTTHAVRDGDGWLLSGQKWFASNARYAAFYIVMAVTDKSVSVYKGMSMFIIPADTPGVSIIRNVGIADDPAATHAYLSFDKVRVAASDMLGAPGQAFVVAQVRLGGGRVHHAMRVIGQAQKALDALCQRSLSRSTQGERLADKQMVQEKIADSWVELEQFRLLVMRTAWRIDQYQDYQRVRKDIAAVKAIMPKVLHDIAARALQVHGALGVSDEMPFTGYIVRSFQLGLADGPTEVHKITVAKQLLRDYLPCDDLFPDYHRPTAALRAREKYAEVLASVAEPQP; encoded by the coding sequence ATGGCCTGGGACTTTCAGACCGACCCCGAGACACAAGCAGAACTGGATTGGATCGATCAATTCGTGCGTGAACAAGTCGAGCCCCTCGACCACCTGCTGGGCAGCCCCTGGAACATCCATGACCCGCTGTTCGTGCAGTTGGTCAAGCCGTTGCAAGCGCAGGTCAAGGCGCGCAAGTTGTGGGCCTGCCACCTGGGGCCCGAGTTGGGCGGTGCCGGCTACGGCCAGGTGCGCCTGGGGCTGATCAACGAGATACTTGGCCGTTCACTGTTCGGCCCGATCGTGTTTGGTTGCCAGGCACCGGATTCGGGCAACAGCGAAATCCTCGCGCATTTTGGCACGCCCCCGCAAAAGCAGCGCTACCTGCAACCGTTGCTGGCCGGCGACATCGTGTCGTGCTTTGCCATGACCGAACCCCAGGGCGGCGCCGACCCCAGCGTGTTCACCACCCACGCGGTGCGCGACGGTGACGGCTGGTTGCTCAGTGGCCAAAAATGGTTCGCTTCCAACGCCCGATACGCGGCGTTCTACATCGTGATGGCCGTCACCGATAAAAGTGTCTCGGTGTACAAGGGCATGTCGATGTTCATCATCCCCGCCGATACCCCGGGGGTGAGCATCATCCGCAACGTTGGCATCGCCGATGACCCGGCGGCCACCCACGCCTATCTGTCGTTCGACAAGGTGCGCGTAGCCGCCAGCGACATGCTCGGTGCGCCGGGGCAGGCCTTCGTGGTGGCCCAGGTACGCCTGGGCGGCGGTCGCGTGCACCACGCCATGCGCGTGATCGGCCAGGCGCAGAAAGCACTGGATGCGCTGTGCCAGCGCTCGCTGTCGCGCAGCACCCAGGGCGAGCGCCTGGCAGACAAGCAGATGGTCCAGGAAAAGATCGCCGACTCGTGGGTGGAACTGGAACAGTTTCGTTTGTTGGTGATGCGCACCGCCTGGCGCATCGATCAGTACCAGGACTACCAGCGGGTGCGCAAGGACATCGCCGCCGTCAAGGCCATCATGCCCAAGGTGCTGCACGACATCGCCGCGCGGGCCCTGCAGGTGCATGGCGCACTCGGGGTCAGCGACGAGATGCCATTCACCGGCTATATCGTCCGCTCGTTCCAGCTGGGGCTGGCCGACGGCCCCACCGAAGTGCACAAGATCACTGTGGCCAAGCAATTGTTGCGCGATTACCTGCCCTGCGATGACCTGTTCCCCGACTACCATCGGCCGACCGCCGCGTTGCGTGCCCGGGAAAAATACGCCGAGGTGCTGGCGAGCGTCGCCGAGCCGCAGCCATGA